TTGTGGTAACACAAGAGAGGAAGGGTTCTATGGGCGTTGTGGAAATAAAAGAGAAGACAGCGCCAAGGCGGAGGAATACCCGATCTTCCGACAGGGTGCTGGAGATCGGCCTGTATGTATTCGCTGTCTTGATGCTGATCGTGTTGATTTACCCGCTGTACTTCATCATCATTGCTTCGTTCAGCGAGCCGGCCGCGGTTGCGAATGGACAGGTATGGCTGTGGCCCAAGGATTTTACGCTGGCAGGCTATCAAGAATTGCTGAAGCACTCTAATATATGGATTGGGTACCGAAATACGATTGTGTATACGATTGTAGGTACCGCCATCGGCTTGGTGGTTAACATATCGGCAGCTTACGCGCTCTCGCGAAAAGACCTCGTAGGCCGCAAGTATATATCGCTGCTCTTTATTTTTACGATGTTTTTTAATGGCGGTTTGATTCCGACTTTTATGACGATCCGCGATTTTCAGTTGTACGATACGTTTCTTGTTATGGTGCTGCCGTTTTCGGTAGCCGCCTTTAACATCATTGTGGCACGGACTTTTTTCCAGAGCAGCATTCCGGAGGATTTATGGGAGGCGGCCCAGCTTGATGGCTGCGGAAATCTGAGATATTTCGTGACCATCGTGATTCCGCTTTCGAAAGCGGTCATCTCGGTCATTGCCTTGTGGACGGCCGTGGGTCATTGGAACTCCTATTTCAATGCCCTGATCTATTTAAAAGATACGAACCTGTACCCGCTGCAGCTCATCCTGCGAAATATTCTGGTCACCAACCAGATGCAGTCCGCCATGGGTACCGGAGAAGCCGCGGCCATTGCGCTGCGACTCGCCAATATTATGCGTTATGCAGTCATTATCGTCGCAACGGTGCCGATCATGTGCATCTACCCGTTTGTACAGAAGTATTTCAATCAGGGGGTGATGATCGGAGCCGTGAAGTCGTAAAGCCGGATGGATCTATTAAAAATAATAATTGGGGGAATGGTTAAATGGGAACAAACCATGCAAAGAGGAGACATCGCTTCAAACTGGCTGGCGTCATCATGCTGGCCGCAATCCTGCTGTTGAGCCTGGCGGGCTGCAGCGGCGGCAAGAAGGAGGACGCCAAGACGGATGCCGAAACCGCGTTTAACAAAGAAGGCCTGCCGATTGTCAATGAGCCGATAACGCTGGACGTGCTGACCGTTCGCTGGGGCAACATGGGGGATACGTTCCTTCAGAACCAGTGGCTCAAGGATTTGGAGAAGGAGACGAATGTCAAAATCAATTGGCAAATCATGTCTTCCAATGATTGGGGCGAACAAAAGTCGATCATGCTGGCGAGCGGTACGCTGCCGGATATTATTTTCGGCGATATCGTATTCAGCGATTCCGACATCGTGAACAACCTGTCTTATTTCCGTCCGCTCGACGACTATATCGATCAATACATGCCAAACCTGAAAGCGGCACTGGAAGAAACACCCGAAATGAAGAAGATGAGCACATTCCCGGATGGTAAAATCTACTCTTTGCCGGCGCGGCTGCCGTCAAGGCCGAAAGCATCGATCCAGCCGATTATCAACAAAACATGGCTGGATCAGCTCGGCCTTGATATTCCGGACAACACAGACGAGCTGTACGAGGTATTCAAAGCGTTCAAAGAAGGAGATCCGAACGGCAACGGCAAGGCCGACGAAATTCCGGTCAGCGGATCGGGGAACATCAGCATCGATCTGTTGAACCCGTTCGGCATTACGGACATCAACGGAAACAGCATGATGGTCATCGATAACGAGCCCGTGTTCTACCCGGTCACGGAGAATTATAAAGAAGCGATCAAGTGGGCGCATAAGCTGTACGCCGAGGGCCTCATAGACCAAGAGATCTTTACGCAGGACAGCACCATGTCCACGGCGAAGCATCAGAACCCGGATGCGGCGCTGATCGGCTTCTCGAACCAGTGGGTGCCGGACGCGGTGTTCGGGAAGTGGAAGGATCAATATATTGCGATTCCGTCCATCGCCGGACCTGACGGAAAAAGGTATCAGGGCGGCGAGCCGCAGGGCATGAGCCTCCGCAGAAACGAATTCCTCATTACCACGTCGAACAAGTACCCGGAAATTTCGGCTCGTTGGGCGGACCAGTTCTATACCAATGAAGCGAGCATCCAAAATTTCTGGGGAGCCATCGGCACGGTGATTCAGAAGAACGACGACGGAACGTTTACGCTGATGAGTCCGCCGGAGGGAACGAGTGCGGATGCCTGGTATTGGGAGCAATCCGTAAGGGATTTTGGACCGAAGTACGTAAGCCCGAGCTTCGAGAAAAACATCATTCTGGATGAGACCACGGGCGATGGCTTGAAGCTGGTCATCGACAAGCTGGGCAGCGATTACGTAACGACGCCGTTCCCGAACGTCATGTACAGCGCCGAAGAATTCCAGGAGCTGCCTACGCTGACAACGGATATCGATGGTTATGTCGGCACGACCCGCGCGAAGTGGATATCCGAAGGCAATATCGATGCGGAATGGGATGCGTACGTCAAGAAGCTGAACGATATGGGTCTTGAGCGGCTGGTACAAATCCGCAAGGAAGCCTATCAGCGGTATATCAGCGTCAAATAGGGATTGACGGCAATCGTCATGAGCTGCCCCGCAGATTGATATGCTGCGGGGCAGTAACGTTTCGAACGATGACGAAACTGTGATTTATTTATGCGATCAGCTTCAACGGAGAAGGCGGAATTGTTTTGGAGAAGCGAAGCGTACCCCCGAAAGCTTTCCAACGGAAAGCTCGCATCGAAAGCATATACGATCCCCGGATTTTAACATTATTAAATTTCATTACGAGAAAATCCGGGGGTAACAGGGATCGGAAAAACAATCCGAATTCGTAGTGATGAATGGGCAATGTTATCAATCTACAGGTGGCGACCATGCGAAACATAAGTCACGGTGTGGAATGAATATCGGCATGAGAGACATAATGACCTGGTAGCCAGCATATATCCGAACGGCATAATCAATACCAGTGAGAGATAAGATATATATACAAGGAGGGTATCGATGATGAATCAATTTCGAATCGGATTAATTGGATTGGGCGGGATGGCGCAGGAGCACATCCGCTGGATGAATGCAGAGAATGTCTATCAGTTCGTGGCCGTGAGCGACGTCAATGGAGAAGCGGTGGCCCGAGTAGGCGATCAGCTGGGAATTGAGGATGGCAAGCGATATGCAGATTTTAAGGATTTAATTGAAGATCCGGACGTCGATGCCGTCATTTCGGTTACGCCTAACAACGTGCACGCGGATATTATTAGAGCATGCCTGCAAGCGGGCAAACCTTTTTTGGCGGAAAAACCATTTACGCGGGTGTTCGAAGAAGCAATCCCGTTGCTGGAGCTCTACGAGAAACAGCCGGTTCAGGCCATGATAGGCTTTACATACCGTTACACGCCGGCTTTTCGTTATGCCAGGGAACTTGTCCGAACGGGCAAACTCGGGACGATCCGTCACTTCTCCATTCAGTATTTGCAAGGGTTTGGCGTGCCGAGCCAGCAGGTTCCCTACATGTGGAGATATAACAAAGCCGTCACGGGAACGGGGACGCTTGGAGATCTGGGATCGCATATGATCGATATGGCCCGATTTCTGTTTGGTGAATTTGAAGAAATTACGGCCCAGCTGCATACCATCATTCCGGAACGCAGGGACCCGGTAACGGGAGCGATGGCCAAGATCGAAGTCGATGATTTTGCCAGCTTCCAGGCTCGGATGACAGATGGCATGATGGGCGTATTCCAGACGTCGCGCAATGCCTTCGGTTCAGGCAATCAGCATGAAGTATCCATTTACGGCGACCACGGCACGGTCCACGCCAGCACATTGGATCCGGAACGGGTGATATGGATTCGCGAAGAAGAGCCCGGGCAGCTCGCGAAAACGACAATGGAGGTGCCGCAGCATTGCAAAGTCAAGCAGTATGCCGATTTTGCCGGGCTATTACGGGGAACGCCTGCCGACGGGATCCCAGAGTTTATGGACGGGTACCGGAATCAAGAGGTGCTGGATGCAGTCGTTAGGGCACATGAGACCAAAGCGGTGGTAGAGCTTCGGAATCATGGCCAACGGATCCAGAGCAAGTCATAACGTCTTGCCCATCCAGATATACAGCGCCATCAATGTGAACAGAAAGAGACAAAAGTTAACGCTTACAAATAACCCGCGAAGTAACGCGGAGCGGTGGAATTGAAATGGAGTCTTAAGCTCCCCCGTCCCTTCGATCAGGAACAGGATCAGCACTGTATGAATGATCGTATGGCCTATGACTTCCTTGTAACCGAATACAAGGCTTGTCATAATAAAAATGCCAGATACCAGGAGGGCGGTGAATCGGCTCATGATACCCACGATAAATGCCCACGCCAGCCCAATTTCGATAAAAGCGGTGATCAGGACGAAATTCTCAATGGTAAAACCGAAGGTAGGAAGCCCGTAGCTGCCCATTACCGAGCAAGCCAGTTCGGGAATGGTCAGTTTTTCCATGGCAAGCCAAGCGAGGGACATGCCCGTGCATATATACATGACGGGGGCAGCCGTTCTTTTTATTGGAGTGCCGCTCACAAACAGATAATACACGATACCGAGATAAATCAAATAATCGATGGAATGAAACATACCGTAGGTTAATGAAGCTTGCAGATAGAGCAAGAATAAGATGGCACCACTCACCGGCAATGTGCGCTTATAGAGCAAGCAGGCTGCGGCGGCGGAGAGACCGAGGATAATCCACATGGAATTGGTTCTGAACTCGGGCGCCAGATACGAGCCGCTCAGTAGCTGCAGCACCAAGCCGATGGCCAGCCCAATGCGCAGGATGACTTCGGTATGGGGCCTTAGCCTGTGCAGCCATTGATGAACTTTCATGACCGGCCACATCTTCCCCAGCGGATCGTGGAAGACGCATGTGAGCAATAAGATCAACAATGTAAACGCTAACCAAAACAGGAATGTCAGCGTAATGATCCGGGGAAATGGCAGGGGGACCCATTCAAAGTTATCCGTAAACCATTTGACATGATTATAGATGTTGCTAATCTTGGAGAAATGCATTATCATTCAATCAGCTCCTCCCTTAACCAACTCTAGTCACTTATCCAAGATAATACAATATTAGATAAAAAAGTATATTATTGGATAAATATATCCCTCATTATGAAAATATTATCCCTTAAGAGCATTTAAAGACAGCGTTTGAACTTATAGTTATAAGCTTCACTAAACAAGCCGATCCATCCGGATCGGCTTGTTGTTATGTCTCATGCTACGAGTTCTTATTACTGCTGAAAACGACTGAAAGACAGGCTCAGCCCAGCTAAGGAAGCTGTGTTCCGCCAGCATAACGTTCAATGGTTTCGTAAGGCAGATGATCGGTAATCAGGCGACCGTAATACGCGATTCGTAGGATGCCGTCCTCGTCCAACACAAACTCTGCCGGAATCCGATTGAAATTTGAACCTTCTTCCGGCGTCAGCTTGAAACCTGCCGCTTCTGCTTCATCCGTGAACTGATGCACATTCGGTTGAGCTAAGGTGGCTTGTGTCTTGGCTACCGAGGTCTCGACCCCATAGAGAGAGTAGAGCTCCGCATTCGGATCGGCAATAAGTGGAAACGGCGCATTTTGCTGACCGACATGCTGCTGAAGTGCTGCATCCGGTGATTCAAAAACGCAAATGACATTCAGATGCTGCTGCTGCCACAGAGGATATCGCTGAATAAACTGGTGCACCCTCAGATTGCATAGGGCACAGGCAGCGTTGCGGAAAAAGGCGAGAAGTAATTTACGTCCGCGATAATCTTCCAGTGAAACCATATTTCCATTTTGATCTACGCTTTGGAATAATGGAGCATAATCTCCGGGTTGAAGCATGTTGTTCATTTTGGATTTCCTCCTGGCTTAACGGTATATAGGCGCGAGGCCTATTACCAATGTAGCAGGGAGGACTCCATTGCTCTGTGACTAGGTCACAGAGCAGCTTCTGTTAGACAGGCCCGGTCGATTATTTTCACCCAGCCTCTTCCTGTCTCCAGCCATCCTTTCTTTTGGAACTGGCCCAGCGTACGGGAAACGACCTCTCTTACGGAGCCAATGTCATCCGCAAGCTCTTGGTGGGTTGTGCGCACTAGTGGATGTTCATCCGAGCTGATGCGCAGCAGGGTCCTGGCAAGGCGCTGCTCCAGCGGTAATGTCTGTCTCTCCTGCAGCATGTTTGCCATCCGCAGTGTTCCATCAAGCAGACCGCCAAAAATAGCGCTGCGGATGGGTTCATACACCTGCAGCCAGCGGAGGAAGCTGTTTTTCAGCACATACAAGACCTCGACCTTGGACTCGGCAATCAGAGTGCCCGGATAGTCCTGCCCGCTTAGCCCGCTAAGTACGAGGAGCGAACAGACTTCTCCGGCTGATAGAATGTTTAATACCGATTCGTTGCCATCTTCGTGGATGATCGTGATACGTGCCGATCCGCTGATGAGGAACATGCCATAGATCGCGGCATCCTCTCGTTGAAAGATTCTCGATTTGGCTTCAAAATGTTTGGTAAACGGATTAGCTTGAATCCATTCTTCCGGTTGTACGACTTTCAAATAAGGGAAAATGTCGGTTATCTGCTTATCATTCAATTCAGGCTTCATGATGGGTTTCCGCCTTTCGGTAATCATGCAAGGACATGCGAAACTGCTATTCTATATAGTTACATTTCGGCCTGACAAAGTTCAAGCGGATTTATTCGGATTTCATGCGGAAGGACTTCTTTGGCGATGGTTTGCTATAATGATATAAGCAAGCGGTATAGGTCAGGGAAAAGGGTGAGGAAGATGAATGAAACAGAATACATAAGGGATACACCCATGAATATCAGGAAGAGGCAAGGAGCGGTACTCATGCTGCAGGGCACCGCTTCGGATGTGGGGAAAAGCATCGTCACAACAGCGCTATGCCGCATATTTCTACAGGATGGTTATCGCACGGCTCCATACAAATCGCAAAATATGGCTCTTAATTCCTATGTGACCCTGGATGGCAAAGAGATCGGCCGAGCACAGGGCGTACAGGCTGAAGCCTGCGGCA
This Paenibacillus sp. JZ16 DNA region includes the following protein-coding sequences:
- a CDS encoding carbohydrate ABC transporter permease, producing the protein MGVVEIKEKTAPRRRNTRSSDRVLEIGLYVFAVLMLIVLIYPLYFIIIASFSEPAAVANGQVWLWPKDFTLAGYQELLKHSNIWIGYRNTIVYTIVGTAIGLVVNISAAYALSRKDLVGRKYISLLFIFTMFFNGGLIPTFMTIRDFQLYDTFLVMVLPFSVAAFNIIVARTFFQSSIPEDLWEAAQLDGCGNLRYFVTIVIPLSKAVISVIALWTAVGHWNSYFNALIYLKDTNLYPLQLILRNILVTNQMQSAMGTGEAAAIALRLANIMRYAVIIVATVPIMCIYPFVQKYFNQGVMIGAVKS
- a CDS encoding peroxiredoxin family protein; amino-acid sequence: MNNMLQPGDYAPLFQSVDQNGNMVSLEDYRGRKLLLAFFRNAACALCNLRVHQFIQRYPLWQQQHLNVICVFESPDAALQQHVGQQNAPFPLIADPNAELYSLYGVETSVAKTQATLAQPNVHQFTDEAEAAGFKLTPEEGSNFNRIPAEFVLDEDGILRIAYYGRLITDHLPYETIERYAGGTQLP
- a CDS encoding extracellular solute-binding protein — translated: MGTNHAKRRHRFKLAGVIMLAAILLLSLAGCSGGKKEDAKTDAETAFNKEGLPIVNEPITLDVLTVRWGNMGDTFLQNQWLKDLEKETNVKINWQIMSSNDWGEQKSIMLASGTLPDIIFGDIVFSDSDIVNNLSYFRPLDDYIDQYMPNLKAALEETPEMKKMSTFPDGKIYSLPARLPSRPKASIQPIINKTWLDQLGLDIPDNTDELYEVFKAFKEGDPNGNGKADEIPVSGSGNISIDLLNPFGITDINGNSMMVIDNEPVFYPVTENYKEAIKWAHKLYAEGLIDQEIFTQDSTMSTAKHQNPDAALIGFSNQWVPDAVFGKWKDQYIAIPSIAGPDGKRYQGGEPQGMSLRRNEFLITTSNKYPEISARWADQFYTNEASIQNFWGAIGTVIQKNDDGTFTLMSPPEGTSADAWYWEQSVRDFGPKYVSPSFEKNIILDETTGDGLKLVIDKLGSDYVTTPFPNVMYSAEEFQELPTLTTDIDGYVGTTRAKWISEGNIDAEWDAYVKKLNDMGLERLVQIRKEAYQRYISVK
- a CDS encoding Crp/Fnr family transcriptional regulator; this encodes MKPELNDKQITDIFPYLKVVQPEEWIQANPFTKHFEAKSRIFQREDAAIYGMFLISGSARITIIHEDGNESVLNILSAGEVCSLLVLSGLSGQDYPGTLIAESKVEVLYVLKNSFLRWLQVYEPIRSAIFGGLLDGTLRMANMLQERQTLPLEQRLARTLLRISSDEHPLVRTTHQELADDIGSVREVVSRTLGQFQKKGWLETGRGWVKIIDRACLTEAAL
- a CDS encoding Gfo/Idh/MocA family protein, translated to MMNQFRIGLIGLGGMAQEHIRWMNAENVYQFVAVSDVNGEAVARVGDQLGIEDGKRYADFKDLIEDPDVDAVISVTPNNVHADIIRACLQAGKPFLAEKPFTRVFEEAIPLLELYEKQPVQAMIGFTYRYTPAFRYARELVRTGKLGTIRHFSIQYLQGFGVPSQQVPYMWRYNKAVTGTGTLGDLGSHMIDMARFLFGEFEEITAQLHTIIPERRDPVTGAMAKIEVDDFASFQARMTDGMMGVFQTSRNAFGSGNQHEVSIYGDHGTVHASTLDPERVIWIREEEPGQLAKTTMEVPQHCKVKQYADFAGLLRGTPADGIPEFMDGYRNQEVLDAVVRAHETKAVVELRNHGQRIQSKS